The genomic region TGCCCGCTTCCTTGTGCTCGCGCAGGATCTCGTAGATGCGGGTGCGCCCCTTCGAATCCACGAAGGGCAATTCCTCTGCCATGAGGCGGACCATGAAGTCGGACAACGGAGCGTCGATACGCTGCGCTGCCTCGTGGATCGCGTGCGGGTCGTCGCCTTTGTAATGCTTCCTCATAGAAAGAAAGCCTATATTGGGCGCCATGTCCAGCACCCTCTACCGCTCAGACCACCTCGCGCCGGTGATCCGTCTGGAGGACCGCCGTGCCGGCGCGACGCTGCTCGTGCGCGTCGGGCTGGTCTCAGACGAGGTGGTGTACCGCTGGGTCGGCATCGACGAAAACACCACGATCGCGCGGTGCTGCGACGTGGTGGGCGAGGTCTTCGGCATCGAGGGCGTCGGCGCGGATGCGCCCCAGGAGCGTCTGCTTTGCGACGTCTTACAGTCCCCCGGCCAATCCACCCACTTCTCCAAAGGCTTGTGGTCCTTCGAGATGCAGCTGGCCAACCTGTACCCGCGCGACGAGTCCACCCCGCCGTCCGTGTGCGTGGCCGGCTCCGGCTCGTTCGGCTCGGTGCCCTTCGACATCGTCGATGTCAACGCTCGCCTGATGGGGGAGGTGCAGCTGCCGGGGCTGCGCGCGGAGGTGCGCGAGTTCATGGACCGCGCCGGTGGGCACGACTTCGCCCCGCTGCTGCAAGCCTTGGACGTCGGGACGGGCCCGCGCCTGCAGCAGCTGCCCGTGGAGCGCGAGCGCCGGGCCCGCGACGCGTTCTGGTCCCTCGTGTTCGCCCTGACCTGCTGCGCCGGCGAGGAAACCGCGCAGATCGCGGAGAGCATCTACGCCTCCTTGGGCTACGAGCCCCTGCCTATCGACGACCTCCGGTCCCTCTGCCCCGAATCCCTCTCCCAGCTGGACAACATCGGCGGCGAAAGGGCCCCAGCGGAGATGCTGGATATCTACCGCCAGCTCATGCGCGGGTAGGGTATTCGCCCGTGGCATCCACTTCTACCCTGAAACAGCAGCTCATCCCGTTCTTGGTCATCGGCGTCGGCTGCGCCGTGATCGACTTCGGCATCACCTACACCCTGGACGTGCCGTTGGGGTGGCAGCGCGACGTTGCCAAGGCCGTCGGCTGGGTCTTCGGCACCATCGCCGCCTACGTGCTCAACTCCAAGTTCTCCTTCAACGCCAAGATCAACGCGAAGAAGGCCAGCGCCGTGTTCGTGCTCTACGCGGTGACCTTCGCGGTCCAGCTGGTTCTGTGGAGGGTGACGGATGCCCCTTTGGCGTCGTTAGGCTTGGTGAACCCGTGGAAGAACCTCGTCTCCTTCATCATCGCCCAAGGCGTGGCCACCGTGACCAACTTCGAGCTGCAGCGCCACTGGATCTTCCGCGAATCTAAGGCCTCCGGAAGTCCTCTTTCGCGCCCCTCCGAAGCAGCCCCAGCCACTCGATAAACGCCTTCGGGTCCTTCTTCTCCAGCAAGAAGAACCAGCCGAAGCGCACAATCTCCTGCAACTGCATCTTCTTCATGCCGCGCTGGTTGATGATGTAGCCGCGGTTGCGGTACGTGAAGTAACGCTTCGTGGGGTTGTCCGGAAACTGCGCGTGCGCGCGGCCGCCCATGATGGGATGGAACTCGCCCGAGCCATCCGGGTGTAGGTAAAAGGTGGTCAGCGCAGTGCCGTACTTCATACCGCTTTGTGCCAGGCGGCGGTGGTACTCCACCTCGTCGCCGCGGATGAACAGGCGGTAGTCCGGTACACCGATGCGCTCCATCGCCGCCGCGCTGATCAACGCGCCGTTGAACAAGCTGGCGTACTGGGGCAGGAAATCGCCTTCTAACTCATCCACGCGGCGGTGCCAGGTGGTGCCCTGCCTCAACGGGAAGGCGAGTTTTTCCGGGTCGTCGATGTTGGCCACCACAGGCGAGACCTCCGCCAACTGGTGCTTCGCCGCGGTTCGGTAGAGCTCTTCAAGGACGTGCTCGTCTTTCGGGCGGCCGTCGTCGTCCGCGCACCAGATCGCGTCCGCGCCCAGCGCCAGCGCGTGGAGGAACCCGTACGCGAAGCCGCCCGCCCCGCCGAGATTGGTCCTGGAAGGCAGGTAGACGGCGCGTTCGCCCGCGAGGTCCTGCAGCAGCCGCTCCACCTCCTCCTGCGCGCCGTTATCCACCACAATCACCCAATCCACCGGGTGCGTTTGGTTCACCACCTGCTCGAGCGAATGCCTCAGCAGCTCAACGCGGCGGTGGGTGACAATCACGGCGGCCGTCGTGCCGCGGGGATTCAGCGCAGTCATGCCCTTTATTGTGCCCGAGGGATCCAAACGCGCACTTTTCGCGTCTAACCAGGCATGGGGAAAGTGCATGACGGAATGAATGTCGAGTTCGAAGCGGTGCTCACTCACGCGAGCCAACGGACTGCGGGGATGGAGTACAGGAGGGTCAGCGGGCAGCGCTATCTACCGGTGGACCATTGCCGGGAGCAGTGGCAGGTGGAGCTGGGGGCCAAACACCACCCGCGCGGGGTGCTCTACTGGGCCCCGGCAGCGGCGCGCGCAGTTGCCCATACAGTGGAGCGGCCCGGTGCCGTGGTCGGCGGGTTTTCGGCACTGGCGTTGTACGGGCTGCCTTTCCTGGTGGAGGGCGCGGACACGCTGTTGTTCTGCGCTACGGCCGCCCGGTCCGCAGTTGGAGGAGAGCACTCGCCGACAGTGCGGAGGCCCTCGCGTGCCCCTGTCTCCACCTGGCAGTTGCACCACCGCGGAGTTGCCCTTCGGGCGGCTGCCCCCGCTG from Corynebacterium fournieri harbors:
- a CDS encoding GtrA family protein; this translates as MASTSTLKQQLIPFLVIGVGCAVIDFGITYTLDVPLGWQRDVAKAVGWVFGTIAAYVLNSKFSFNAKINAKKASAVFVLYAVTFAVQLVLWRVTDAPLASLGLVNPWKNLVSFIIAQGVATVTNFELQRHWIFRESKASGSPLSRPSEAAPATR
- the glfT1 gene encoding galactofuranosyltransferase GlfT1; this translates as MTALNPRGTTAAVIVTHRRVELLRHSLEQVVNQTHPVDWVIVVDNGAQEEVERLLQDLAGERAVYLPSRTNLGGAGGFAYGFLHALALGADAIWCADDDGRPKDEHVLEELYRTAAKHQLAEVSPVVANIDDPEKLAFPLRQGTTWHRRVDELEGDFLPQYASLFNGALISAAAMERIGVPDYRLFIRGDEVEYHRRLAQSGMKYGTALTTFYLHPDGSGEFHPIMGGRAHAQFPDNPTKRYFTYRNRGYIINQRGMKKMQLQEIVRFGWFFLLEKKDPKAFIEWLGLLRRGAKEDFRRP